In a single window of the Bacteroidales bacterium genome:
- a CDS encoding S8 family serine peptidase, producing the protein MNKLLLVATAIIIIIPGLLFSQTPANRAALQTFSAEKEAIFTNEKNKATEYALRNNIPLTIETGTTFMELMQVGAEGQLYYYTTHNATSAKTTSTNKVHPGAGYGFALDGAGMTVHEWDAGAVRANHQEYSGRVTQVDNPYNTHYHSTHVAGTMIASGVQSAAKGMAPAAHLNAYDWDNDKSEMAAAGANGALVSNHSYGYLNGWSSNGGSWTWYGDPSISTLEDYSFGFYDEQAHDWDYIARNAPYYLIVKSAGNDRGEGPNGGAYPKDGPYDCIGNAGVAKNILTVGAVNDIPNGYSQPGDVVMSSFSSWGPADDGRVKPDIVANGVGLYSSDDASNSAYETLSGTSMSGPSAAGSLILLQQHYQATHGTGNLMKAATLKALVINTADEAGPNSGPDYMFGWGLLNTYKAAQKITESNSLAVIKEYNLNNGATFTRSVQASGDGPLMVTIVWTDVPGTPVAPQLDPLDPMIVNDLDLRVTRNSSTWYPWKLNPTNPSAAATRSGKNYVDNVEHLVIDNPIAGQYYTILVNHAGTLSGGSQAYSMIVSGITQQPTAPPVVDFHTANTTVFIGADVQFTDLSTQFPYTWNWTFEGAVPATSSQRNPIVVFDTPGTYDVSLTASNALGSGTKIKTNYVTVDVMPISYCTSAGGTYTLEWISKTQFNNFSNPSGAAGYTDFTNLVLDWEPGETINFTLTPEFGTWWTYNEYWRIWIDYNKDGDFDNAGELVFTSTGSKQAVSGSFVVPSTANGTTRMRVSMKYNGLPTPCENFDYGEVEDYTVRFNTPLSATIDLPEGWSGFSLPFEPEQTTINDIFGASANDIIILQNNNSIYWPAMQINTFTGWDVATAGQLKMAQSRQLTVQGTATSGTLNFAAGWNYLPVTSMCNVDLTELLSPVIDNVVMVKSIADIHVFWPDASVYTLQVLQPGKAYFANFDAPVTVTFPDCAGKSLKAQNLNPVVPQRWPTVSSTAVSHIIRIDASVVNGLEPGDILGAFTTSGQCAGAVTLTGSADALVLWGDDATTSAKEGFDTEETITFRHWAFASDKEQICEVVFDEMFPQQLPEFVANGISAIKAIDFITTINAGETASINVSPNPSSGLFNIQNLRGTETVKVIRMDGTAVTTLLPNATSCKLDLSRQAAGIYLLKITSEQEHYSQKIIIR; encoded by the coding sequence ATGAACAAACTATTACTTGTTGCAACCGCAATCATTATAATAATTCCCGGATTATTATTTTCACAAACACCTGCCAATCGTGCAGCTTTGCAGACTTTTTCGGCTGAGAAAGAGGCCATTTTTACCAACGAAAAAAATAAAGCAACCGAATATGCTTTGCGCAATAACATCCCGCTTACCATCGAAACCGGCACCACCTTTATGGAGCTGATGCAGGTAGGCGCTGAAGGACAACTTTACTATTACACCACCCACAACGCCACTTCGGCCAAAACTACTTCCACCAACAAAGTACATCCGGGAGCCGGCTATGGTTTTGCGCTGGATGGAGCCGGAATGACAGTGCACGAGTGGGATGCCGGTGCCGTACGTGCCAACCATCAGGAATATAGCGGTCGCGTTACGCAAGTGGACAATCCATACAACACCCATTATCACTCGACACACGTGGCCGGCACCATGATAGCTTCGGGCGTGCAGAGTGCTGCAAAGGGCATGGCACCCGCCGCCCACCTCAACGCTTATGACTGGGACAACGATAAATCAGAGATGGCCGCCGCCGGAGCCAATGGCGCGCTGGTATCCAACCACTCCTACGGCTATCTCAACGGCTGGTCATCGAACGGCGGTAGCTGGACCTGGTATGGTGATCCATCCATCAGCACCCTCGAAGATTACAGCTTTGGATTTTATGATGAACAAGCCCACGACTGGGATTACATCGCGCGCAACGCACCTTATTATCTCATCGTCAAGTCGGCTGGTAACGACCGCGGAGAAGGTCCGAATGGCGGCGCTTATCCAAAGGATGGCCCTTATGATTGCATCGGCAATGCCGGTGTAGCCAAAAATATCCTTACCGTTGGTGCTGTAAACGATATCCCAAATGGATACTCCCAGCCCGGCGACGTGGTGATGAGCTCTTTCAGCTCATGGGGGCCTGCCGACGACGGACGTGTAAAGCCCGACATCGTCGCCAACGGTGTTGGCCTTTATTCCTCGGATGATGCCAGCAACAGCGCCTATGAAACACTCAGCGGTACCTCTATGTCCGGGCCATCCGCTGCCGGTTCGCTTATTTTGCTGCAGCAACATTACCAGGCCACACACGGCACAGGCAACTTGATGAAAGCTGCGACACTAAAAGCATTGGTAATAAATACCGCCGACGAGGCAGGTCCCAATTCGGGGCCAGACTATATGTTTGGCTGGGGATTACTGAACACCTACAAAGCTGCTCAAAAAATTACCGAGAGCAACTCGCTCGCTGTTATCAAAGAATACAACCTCAACAATGGCGCGACTTTTACCCGATCGGTGCAGGCTTCGGGCGATGGCCCACTGATGGTAACCATCGTTTGGACAGATGTGCCGGGCACTCCTGTGGCTCCGCAGCTCGACCCACTCGATCCGATGATCGTCAATGACCTCGATCTGCGGGTAACGCGCAACAGCTCCACCTGGTATCCCTGGAAACTCAATCCCACCAACCCGTCAGCTGCTGCCACACGCTCCGGAAAAAACTATGTGGACAATGTAGAACATCTCGTAATCGACAACCCCATCGCAGGCCAGTATTACACGATACTTGTGAATCATGCCGGCACGTTGAGCGGCGGCTCACAAGCCTACTCAATGATCGTCAGCGGTATCACGCAGCAGCCCACTGCTCCGCCGGTTGTTGATTTTCATACAGCTAACACTACCGTTTTTATAGGCGCTGATGTACAGTTTACTGATCTTTCCACTCAATTCCCCTACACCTGGAACTGGACTTTTGAAGGGGCAGTTCCGGCCACTTCTTCACAACGCAATCCTATCGTAGTTTTCGACACACCAGGAACCTACGATGTATCCTTGACCGCCTCCAACGCTTTGGGTTCCGGCACCAAAATAAAAACAAATTATGTGACCGTGGATGTGATGCCGATAAGTTACTGCACCTCGGCTGGAGGCACTTACACTTTAGAATGGATTAGCAAGACACAGTTCAACAATTTCAGCAATCCATCGGGAGCCGCGGGTTACACAGACTTTACCAATCTGGTGCTGGATTGGGAACCGGGGGAAACGATCAACTTCACGCTAACACCTGAATTTGGCACGTGGTGGACCTACAACGAGTACTGGCGCATCTGGATAGATTACAACAAAGATGGCGATTTTGATAATGCGGGCGAGCTGGTGTTTACTTCCACGGGGAGTAAACAGGCCGTTTCAGGATCGTTTGTGGTTCCCTCCACTGCCAATGGCACTACCCGCATGCGTGTCTCCATGAAATACAATGGCTTGCCCACTCCCTGCGAAAATTTCGACTATGGAGAAGTAGAAGACTACACGGTTCGCTTTAACACGCCGCTCTCTGCAACCATTGATCTACCGGAAGGATGGAGCGGTTTCTCGCTGCCTTTCGAGCCGGAACAAACCACGATAAACGATATTTTTGGTGCTTCCGCAAATGATATTATTATTTTACAAAACAATAATTCCATCTATTGGCCAGCCATGCAGATCAACACTTTTACAGGATGGGATGTTGCCACCGCCGGACAACTAAAGATGGCCCAATCGCGCCAACTCACCGTGCAAGGCACTGCTACCAGTGGCACACTGAATTTTGCTGCAGGATGGAATTATTTGCCTGTAACGAGCATGTGCAACGTTGACCTCACCGAGCTGCTGTCGCCGGTTATTGATAACGTGGTAATGGTAAAAAGTATCGCCGACATCCACGTTTTCTGGCCAGATGCTTCGGTTTATACCCTGCAGGTGCTGCAACCTGGCAAAGCTTATTTTGCCAATTTCGATGCACCGGTAACCGTTACTTTTCCGGATTGTGCCGGTAAATCATTAAAAGCTCAAAACCTAAATCCTGTTGTGCCACAGAGATGGCCAACCGTTTCGTCGACGGCTGTTTCGCACATTATTCGGATAGACGCCTCTGTTGTAAATGGGTTGGAACCTGGCGACATTTTGGGCGCCTTCACTACCTCCGGCCAATGTGCAGGAGCTGTAACCCTCACCGGCAGCGCCGATGCACTGGTACTTTGGGGCGACGACGCTACAACTTCCGCCAAAGAGGGATTTGACACCGAAGAAACCATTACTTTTCGGCATTGGGCTTTTGCCTCAGATAAGGAACAAATATGCGAAGTGGTTTTTGATGAAATGTTTCCGCAGCAGCTTCCGGAGTTTGTTGCTAATGGAATATCCGCCATCAAAGCTATCGACTTTATTACAACAATAAATGCTGGTGAGACTGCCTCCATTAACGTAAGTCCAAATCCATCGTCGGGATTATTTAACATTCAAAATTTGCGGGGAACAGAAACGGTGAAAGTGATCCGAATGGATGGCACCGCCGTAACCACCCTGTTGCCAAATGCCACAAGCTGCAAGCTCGACTTATCGCGACAAGCAGCAGGTATTTATTTATTAAAAATCACATCGGAACAAGAACATTATAGTCAAAAGATCATCATCAGATAA
- a CDS encoding tetratricopeptide repeat protein, which translates to MRTLASACVLVMKMMDNFKKSNRRILLLLMSLPLWVGAQTINSDSLLSLPDAPQGSGRIELLCRLAIENFNKNPQVSLVYANEAVRLALESGNKISVSDALKVKADALFYLDSIKPATFTYLQALEAEELLENPRPEKMIYRFADIGFCYQEMGLFDKAINYYEDALAIARSIGDTLEIATNLSNIAISFKMLGKYGEAIEAFNQTLELDKLQGNETDLAGDYNNIGAVYQAWAEYGLAIEFYEKALEIDFRLNNRHKLSIRYSNIAQVYLAWDSIAEAVNYFNKALEIDREMNASIKIATRLQGLGMSYLAAKDYSKAIRHLKEAQKTFETLHYDFKTAHVLAVIGQAYMALNDQVKAEDFYQQSLTLSQQLNLKPTVVEAAKGLYDLYKKQGNDKKSLTYFEIYKMTEDSIFSEASARQINEFEIRYETEKKENENRLLTKDVQLLTKDIEIKTRTQWLMGTFIIALIFVSLALFYAFRLKRKSLLQSKVLYEKETELNKLKIDQAEKRNQHLQEVLFAEKEIKRLQAASLEQKNHELTSAAILIANKNEVFDNLAKLADKMDCENGQGHPEIKKEMLREIERQTDIENQWEQFKGHFESIHKSFFSTLRENNATLTQPDLQLCAYIKLNMATKEIARLMNITPESVNTHRYRLRKKLTLPSEETLDSFIHTI; encoded by the coding sequence GTGAGAACTCTGGCTTCAGCTTGCGTTTTGGTTATGAAGATGATGGATAATTTTAAAAAATCAAACCGTCGTATTCTTCTGCTTTTAATGTCGCTACCGCTCTGGGTCGGGGCGCAAACAATCAATTCCGACAGTTTGTTAAGTCTGCCTGACGCTCCGCAAGGCTCCGGACGAATTGAACTGCTTTGCCGTCTGGCCATCGAGAATTTTAATAAAAACCCCCAGGTTTCACTCGTGTATGCGAATGAGGCAGTAAGGCTTGCCCTTGAGAGCGGGAACAAAATTTCAGTAAGCGATGCCCTGAAAGTAAAAGCTGATGCCTTGTTTTATCTCGACAGCATCAAACCGGCCACATTTACTTATCTGCAGGCGCTTGAAGCGGAGGAATTACTGGAAAATCCGAGGCCTGAAAAAATGATTTATCGGTTTGCCGATATTGGTTTTTGCTACCAGGAAATGGGTTTGTTTGATAAAGCTATAAATTATTATGAAGATGCTTTGGCCATAGCCAGATCTATTGGTGATACCTTAGAAATTGCCACAAACCTGTCGAATATTGCTATTTCGTTTAAAATGCTTGGCAAATACGGAGAAGCCATTGAAGCTTTTAACCAGACGCTGGAATTGGATAAACTGCAAGGCAATGAGACTGATCTGGCCGGAGATTATAACAACATTGGCGCGGTGTATCAGGCCTGGGCTGAATATGGCCTGGCCATCGAGTTTTACGAGAAAGCGCTGGAAATCGACTTTCGCCTAAACAATCGCCACAAACTCTCAATTCGCTATAGCAATATTGCGCAGGTTTATCTGGCGTGGGACAGTATCGCGGAAGCCGTCAATTATTTTAATAAAGCGCTGGAGATAGACCGGGAGATGAATGCCTCCATTAAAATTGCAACCCGGTTGCAGGGACTCGGCATGAGTTACCTGGCAGCGAAAGATTATAGTAAAGCCATCCGACACTTGAAGGAGGCGCAAAAAACTTTTGAAACGCTGCATTACGACTTTAAAACTGCGCATGTACTGGCTGTGATTGGTCAAGCCTATATGGCACTCAACGATCAGGTAAAAGCAGAAGATTTTTACCAGCAAAGCCTTACGCTCTCGCAGCAGCTCAATCTGAAACCAACCGTTGTGGAAGCAGCTAAAGGACTTTATGACCTTTATAAAAAACAAGGGAATGATAAAAAATCGCTCACCTATTTCGAGATTTATAAAATGACCGAAGATTCCATATTTTCGGAGGCCAGCGCCCGACAGATCAATGAGTTTGAAATACGATACGAAACTGAGAAAAAGGAAAACGAAAACCGCTTGCTAACCAAAGATGTGCAGTTGCTAACCAAAGACATAGAGATAAAAACCAGGACGCAATGGCTGATGGGGACATTTATTATTGCTTTGATATTTGTTTCGCTGGCGCTGTTTTATGCCTTTCGGCTAAAGAGAAAGTCGCTGCTGCAAAGCAAGGTTTTATATGAAAAAGAAACGGAACTCAACAAGTTGAAAATTGACCAGGCTGAAAAGCGGAACCAGCACCTGCAGGAGGTTCTATTTGCTGAGAAAGAAATCAAGCGCTTGCAGGCAGCAAGCCTCGAGCAGAAAAACCACGAGCTGACCTCAGCAGCCATTCTTATTGCCAACAAAAATGAGGTGTTCGACAATCTGGCCAAACTTGCCGATAAAATGGATTGCGAAAATGGCCAGGGACATCCGGAAATTAAAAAAGAGATGCTGCGTGAGATTGAGCGCCAGACCGACATCGAAAACCAGTGGGAACAATTCAAGGGGCATTTCGAAAGCATTCATAAATCCTTTTTTTCCACTTTGCGTGAAAACAACGCAACACTCACGCAGCCCGACCTGCAGTTGTGCGCCTACATCAAGCTAAACATGGCCACCAAAGAGATTGCCCGGCTGATGAACATCACCCCCGAATCGGTGAACACCCACCGCTACCGCTTGCGCAAAAAGCTGACTTTACCCTCCGAAGAAACGCTGGACAGCTTTATTCACACTATTTAA
- a CDS encoding CYTH domain-containing protein, translating to MAQEIERKFLVKGDFHPFVSTKTRIIQGFLSSVPERTVRVRIMGNNGYLTIKGIGSASGASRYEWEKEITIEEAKELLELCEPGIIDKTRNIVPEAGGLKFEVDEFHGDNKGLIIAEIELPSEDHPFEKPDWLGKEVTGKTRYYNARLSKNPYKNW from the coding sequence ATGGCACAAGAAATCGAACGCAAATTTTTGGTGAAAGGCGACTTTCATCCTTTCGTAAGCACGAAAACCCGGATCATTCAGGGCTTTTTATCCTCTGTACCCGAGCGCACGGTGCGGGTGCGCATCATGGGCAACAATGGCTATTTAACCATCAAAGGCATTGGCAGCGCATCGGGCGCAAGCCGCTACGAATGGGAAAAGGAAATCACGATTGAAGAGGCCAAAGAACTCCTCGAACTTTGCGAGCCAGGAATAATAGACAAAACACGCAATATCGTTCCCGAGGCCGGCGGATTAAAATTTGAAGTGGACGAATTTCACGGAGACAACAAAGGCCTGATCATAGCTGAAATCGAACTTCCGTCCGAGGATCATCCTTTCGAAAAGCCAGATTGGCTGGGCAAAGAGGTGACCGGCAAGACACGCTATTACAATGCGCGACTATCAAAAAACCCATATAAGAATTGGTAG
- a CDS encoding glycoside hydrolase family 125 protein: protein MNRRDFIIKNSLAIGGLSMASFHSMASVIVPGEKFISNRPPLSARTFTSPAVEGLLAEVKAAISDQELAWMFENCYPNTLDTTIDFEIIDGKPDTFIITGDIDAMWLRDSTAQVWPYMPLIGKDEKLRLLIKGLVNRQVKCVLKDPYANAFYKDLDKESDWKSDKPSPIPGVHERKWEIDSLCYVVRLSHEYYKLSGDASIFDKVWDEAMRLIVKTFKTEQRKDGTSPYFFVRETTQMIDAPIFNGTGRPIRPVGMIASMFRPSDDATLFPFLIPSNIFAVISLRQLTEIYKNVLNDKLFADECAALANEVDAAVRKYAIATHQDFSEIYAYEVDGFGNRLFMDDANVPSLMSLAYLGAHKPDDILYKNTRRFLLNDSNPWYLKGRTAEGQASPHTGKEKIWPMGIILRAMTSTDDDEIIKCLAMLRQTHAGTGFMHEAFHKDNPADYNRSWFAWANTLFGELIIKIYNERREILSIKDFNGLDKRI, encoded by the coding sequence ATGAACAGACGCGATTTCATTATCAAAAACAGCCTGGCCATCGGAGGACTTAGCATGGCTTCTTTCCATTCGATGGCTTCTGTGATAGTCCCGGGAGAAAAATTTATTTCCAACCGGCCGCCATTATCAGCAAGAACTTTTACCAGCCCGGCGGTTGAAGGTTTGTTGGCTGAGGTAAAAGCAGCCATCAGCGACCAGGAGCTTGCCTGGATGTTTGAGAATTGCTACCCCAATACTTTGGACACCACTATCGACTTTGAAATCATCGATGGCAAGCCGGATACTTTCATCATCACCGGCGACATCGACGCAATGTGGCTTCGCGATTCCACAGCCCAGGTGTGGCCATATATGCCGTTGATCGGAAAAGACGAGAAACTCAGGTTGCTCATCAAAGGCCTGGTAAACCGTCAGGTAAAATGTGTTTTGAAAGACCCGTACGCCAATGCTTTTTATAAAGATTTGGATAAAGAATCGGATTGGAAAAGCGACAAGCCCTCGCCAATACCCGGTGTACACGAGCGAAAGTGGGAAATCGATTCGTTGTGCTACGTGGTTCGGTTGTCGCACGAATATTACAAATTGAGTGGCGACGCTTCCATTTTTGATAAGGTTTGGGATGAGGCCATGCGACTGATCGTAAAAACTTTTAAAACCGAGCAACGCAAAGATGGAACCTCCCCCTACTTTTTTGTAAGGGAAACCACGCAAATGATTGATGCGCCTATTTTTAACGGCACGGGCAGACCCATCAGGCCGGTGGGAATGATCGCTTCCATGTTTCGACCTTCCGATGACGCAACGCTCTTTCCCTTTTTGATTCCTTCAAATATTTTCGCAGTAATCTCTTTGCGCCAGTTGACCGAAATTTATAAAAATGTACTGAATGATAAACTCTTTGCCGACGAATGCGCCGCGTTGGCCAATGAGGTGGATGCAGCCGTAAGAAAGTACGCAATTGCCACGCATCAGGATTTTAGCGAAATATATGCCTACGAAGTGGACGGATTTGGCAACCGGCTTTTTATGGATGATGCCAACGTTCCCTCGCTCATGTCGCTGGCCTATCTGGGCGCACACAAACCGGATGATATTTTATACAAAAACACCCGAAGGTTTTTGCTGAACGATTCCAATCCCTGGTATTTAAAAGGACGTACAGCCGAAGGGCAGGCAAGTCCGCATACGGGGAAAGAGAAAATCTGGCCGATGGGAATTATCCTCCGCGCCATGACCAGCACCGACGATGATGAAATTATAAAATGCCTTGCTATGCTTCGGCAAACCCACGCCGGCACAGGATTTATGCACGAAGCTTTCCATAAAGATAATCCTGCCGACTATAACCGCTCGTGGTTTGCCTGGGCCAACACGCTTTTCGGTGAGTTGATCATCAAAATCTATAACGAGCGCAGGGAAATACTATCGATAAAGGATTTCAATGGTTTGGACAAAAGAATTTAG
- a CDS encoding DUF1016 N-terminal domain-containing protein, which yields MSNEIEKLLFSDLAQIIEHGKQQAVSQVNSALTITYWHVGKKTNEHVLKNERAEYGKKIVVSVARQLAEAFSKSFEIRNLRRMMQFAEEFPNIEIVTSLMTQLSWTHFMQLFSLKTQEQKMFYVYKIAEEKWSVRQTQRY from the coding sequence ATGAGCAACGAAATTGAAAAATTACTATTCAGCGACCTTGCGCAAATTATAGAGCACGGGAAACAGCAGGCAGTTTCGCAGGTGAACAGTGCCCTTACCATAACGTATTGGCATGTTGGCAAAAAAACCAACGAGCATGTTCTGAAGAATGAACGGGCAGAGTATGGAAAAAAAATTGTCGTTTCAGTGGCACGACAATTAGCTGAGGCTTTTAGTAAAAGCTTTGAAATTCGCAACTTGCGGAGAATGATGCAATTTGCTGAAGAATTTCCCAATATTGAGATTGTGACATCACTGATGACACAATTGAGTTGGACGCATTTCATGCAGCTATTCTCTTTAAAGACTCAAGAACAAAAAATGTTTTATGTTTACAAAATAGCTGAAGAGAAATGGAGTGTCAGACAAACCCAGCGGTACTAA
- a CDS encoding acylphosphatase, with product MKHIQIIISGNVEDTGFRFYALRGASMLGIFGCVMIRQEQLVVEAEGEESRLDAFVEWCNKGPESAIVTSLVTNEKPVFGYDDFKIL from the coding sequence ATGAAACACATTCAAATAATTATTTCGGGAAATGTCGAAGATACCGGCTTCCGGTTTTATGCACTACGCGGCGCCAGCATGCTGGGAATTTTTGGGTGCGTGATGATAAGGCAGGAGCAGTTGGTGGTGGAGGCCGAAGGGGAAGAGAGCCGGCTTGATGCTTTTGTAGAATGGTGCAACAAAGGGCCTGAAAGCGCCATTGTAACCTCACTCGTTACAAACGAAAAACCTGTTTTTGGATACGATGATTTCAAAATTCTTTAA